Proteins from a single region of Lysinibacillus sp. JNUCC-52:
- a CDS encoding MarR family winged helix-turn-helix transcriptional regulator — translation MKEENRYLKAFTIMFRAYQSIQDATKKDLLQYDLNQTEFGVLEFLYHHGEQPIQVIGKKILIASSSITYVIDKLEQKNIVCRRACPKDRRVTYALLTDEGQVLMDRIFPLHEQKINEIFEVLDQQELETMNVALKKVGLNAINK, via the coding sequence ATGAAGGAAGAAAATCGTTATTTAAAAGCTTTTACGATTATGTTCCGTGCTTATCAATCGATTCAGGATGCGACCAAAAAAGATTTGCTTCAATATGATTTAAACCAGACTGAATTTGGGGTATTAGAATTTTTGTACCACCATGGCGAGCAGCCTATTCAAGTAATTGGTAAAAAAATTTTAATTGCAAGTAGTAGTATTACGTATGTTATTGATAAGCTGGAGCAAAAAAATATCGTATGTCGACGTGCTTGTCCTAAAGACCGACGTGTTACGTATGCGTTGTTAACAGATGAGGGACAGGTCTTAATGGATAGAATTTTTCCACTCCATGAACAAAAGATCAATGAAATTTTTGAAGTATTAGACCAACAGGAGTTGGAGACAATGAATGTAGCTTTAAAAAAGGTCGGTCTTAATGCCATTAATAAATAA
- a CDS encoding YcdB/YcdC domain-containing protein, protein MGKFKKLGIILTSTAFSVGVLSPMAQASANVKDSPERIEIQVASTETKVTKSTLIKKLRELFPEKFNFLTDNDFYTGRGHYYNDDKTIRYDLSFQKTVNGKDVYGSITFMGDDLELESFYYQPANVADALYPAKYSKDDAQKIAQDFLKKFPNTANYKLQENDFDYGFNYTRPLSEPITYSFSYAPTHNGVTLSNHTISIGVLANGEVVQVYRNSSVSKKATFDGVEQKKSEADVLAQVRDNFAVELRYYLDYNYPSDKREVKLVYMPTSSFYGVHALTGQWQTANGFVAQAPSVKGVEKLSSEQLDPRKPGMTVDEVEEFAKSFLKVDPDKAKLQIDMVDERENENGETLYSVSYMYMYENGGSGASFEINKATGEITQYYDVSRDFVQSDSKAEKITKDAALAKAIDYLKEWAPSYIHNYAKPLEDYGYDNYGNQYGFSFPRVVNGIPVVGDEIYVSVGTDGSLRGLNINQQKIDNWPSVSKAVSADKAKETFSDALKLKLQYTKQDKEDSNHYDLVYAPSYEGSIYNQIDALTGKWVSSADDSNNKPQISHPTAAEELNYLLAQNVLEVKDPASFNADTAITKGEALKIILKSLTYGYYGYGNEEETYQSFNNIDPKHPLYGIVEQAVRMGVLQPADEFAVDATLTRQELAEWFIRVLRLESAAKHNDIYKLNFADAGSIDPAYAGYVALASAMGLIDAQQNNFNATEKVSYADLAVSTLRLARAIHENNTGRNYFY, encoded by the coding sequence TTGGGTAAATTTAAAAAATTGGGGATTATTCTAACGTCTACTGCATTTTCTGTAGGAGTACTTTCTCCAATGGCGCAAGCTTCTGCTAATGTAAAGGATTCTCCAGAGAGAATAGAGATTCAAGTAGCCTCAACAGAAACAAAGGTAACAAAAAGTACACTTATAAAAAAATTACGTGAGCTTTTCCCAGAGAAGTTCAATTTTTTAACAGATAATGATTTCTATACGGGGCGTGGACATTACTATAACGACGATAAAACAATCCGTTATGATTTGAGTTTCCAAAAAACAGTAAATGGTAAAGATGTGTATGGTAGTATTACCTTTATGGGTGATGATTTAGAGCTTGAAAGCTTCTATTACCAGCCAGCTAATGTGGCAGATGCGCTATATCCTGCTAAATATTCAAAGGATGACGCACAAAAAATTGCACAGGATTTCTTAAAGAAATTCCCAAATACAGCAAACTATAAATTACAAGAAAATGATTTTGATTATGGATTTAATTACACACGACCATTATCAGAGCCAATTACTTATTCATTCTCATATGCACCGACACATAACGGTGTAACGCTTAGCAACCACACAATTTCTATTGGTGTGCTTGCTAATGGAGAAGTTGTACAAGTATATCGCAATTCAAGTGTATCTAAAAAGGCAACGTTCGATGGCGTAGAACAGAAAAAGAGCGAGGCAGATGTTCTAGCACAAGTTCGTGATAACTTTGCTGTAGAGTTACGTTATTATTTAGACTATAACTATCCATCTGATAAGCGTGAAGTGAAGCTAGTGTATATGCCAACATCAAGCTTCTATGGTGTACATGCATTAACAGGACAATGGCAAACAGCAAATGGCTTCGTGGCACAAGCACCAAGTGTAAAAGGTGTTGAAAAGCTATCTTCAGAACAACTTGATCCGAGAAAGCCTGGTATGACGGTTGATGAGGTAGAGGAATTTGCTAAATCCTTCTTAAAGGTAGATCCTGACAAGGCAAAGCTACAAATTGATATGGTTGATGAAAGAGAAAATGAAAATGGTGAAACACTTTACTCTGTAAGTTACATGTATATGTATGAGAATGGTGGTTCAGGTGCTTCATTTGAAATTAATAAAGCAACTGGTGAAATTACGCAATATTACGATGTAAGTAGAGATTTCGTGCAGTCAGATAGTAAAGCAGAAAAGATTACGAAAGATGCTGCGTTGGCGAAGGCTATTGACTACTTAAAAGAGTGGGCACCGTCTTATATCCATAACTATGCAAAACCGTTAGAAGATTATGGATATGATAATTATGGCAACCAATATGGCTTCTCATTCCCGCGTGTTGTAAACGGAATTCCTGTTGTTGGTGATGAAATTTATGTGAGCGTCGGTACTGACGGTTCATTACGTGGATTAAACATTAATCAACAAAAAATTGATAACTGGCCATCTGTAAGTAAGGCAGTCTCAGCTGATAAGGCAAAGGAAACATTTAGCGATGCGTTAAAGCTGAAGTTACAATACACTAAACAGGATAAAGAAGATAGCAATCATTATGATTTAGTGTATGCACCGTCATATGAGGGCAGCATATATAATCAAATTGATGCACTAACAGGCAAATGGGTAAGTAGTGCCGATGATTCAAATAATAAACCGCAAATTTCTCACCCAACAGCTGCAGAGGAATTAAACTACTTGTTAGCACAAAATGTGTTGGAAGTGAAAGATCCAGCAAGCTTTAATGCTGATACTGCTATAACGAAGGGTGAAGCGTTAAAAATTATTCTTAAATCATTGACATATGGCTACTATGGATATGGAAATGAAGAAGAAACATATCAATCGTTTAATAATATTGATCCTAAACATCCGTTATATGGAATAGTTGAACAAGCAGTAAGAATGGGCGTTTTACAACCAGCAGATGAATTTGCTGTTGATGCGACATTGACTCGTCAAGAGCTTGCAGAATGGTTTATTCGTGTACTGCGTCTAGAAAGTGCTGCAAAGCATAACGATATTTACAAGTTGAACTTCGCTGATGCAGGTTCTATTGATCCAGCTTATGCAGGTTACGTAGCATTAGCAAGTGCAATGGGCTTAATCGATGCACAACAAAACAACTTTAATGCAACTGAAAAAGTAAGTTATGCAGATTTAGCTGTTTCAACACTTCGCTTGGCTCGTGCCATTCATGAAAATAATACTGGTCGCAATTACTTCTATTAA
- a CDS encoding YusW family protein codes for MMRNYKMLLVFSVAAGLLYGCNKDEVKDVPTNAPTEQNTNQQAGENVTDQVPFNFIEFSLDVDYSATESYEVEYENKKNGIESKIEDDRNNEKIQGDEAYTKLEPLFKQLTFDSTTSNDEVIDQVIKVFNITDDYQSIEVEVEFADGTEKEFKRLK; via the coding sequence ATGATGCGTAATTATAAAATGTTATTAGTATTCTCAGTAGCAGCTGGATTACTTTATGGCTGTAATAAGGATGAGGTAAAGGATGTACCTACGAATGCTCCAACAGAGCAAAACACAAACCAACAGGCTGGTGAAAATGTAACGGATCAAGTACCCTTTAACTTTATAGAATTTTCATTGGACGTCGACTATTCAGCAACAGAATCTTATGAGGTTGAATATGAGAATAAGAAGAACGGTATAGAGTCTAAAATAGAAGATGACCGCAATAATGAAAAAATTCAAGGTGATGAGGCTTATACGAAGTTAGAACCACTATTTAAGCAACTAACTTTTGATTCCACAACATCAAATGATGAAGTAATTGATCAAGTGATTAAAGTGTTCAATATTACAGATGACTACCAATCGATTGAGGTAGAGGTAGAGTTTGCAGATGGAACAGAAAAAGAATTTAAACGACTGAAATAA
- a CDS encoding AAA family ATPase, whose product MAIIKIKKIKVQNLRNVKNGELTLAVDFTSLMKANVVGVYGQNGSGKTTIVDAFSLLKTIISGWLAEVKLPSQDKRLIMAGEDTAKIDFEFLVENQFGTFFVNYHATLCEDEKRLFIIAERLTYRENEKGKRSKVLVNVTDEDVQIRKSSLRDLSEKMRIKTLVIQQLARKQYLSFIFHKDLKPLLQEKLTELEIQLLHNLAIDFNRDLHVISNQNIAPLFEERIMPFSIHLEKKRGSIPYDLKGPALLPKNAFNVLCEVIEQSNQVLSTIIPGLTIKIHVITEQILDNGEKGIRFEFLSQRGDRELPLRTESEGILKIISVLSVLIAVYNNPTACVVIDELDSGVFEYLLGELLTVIDEGGKGQLIFTSHNLRVLEVLAIKNLWFTTTNENYRYMQLKGIKEVNNARDVYLRAIQLGGQDEEVYKETKTFKIKRAFRKAGVQHD is encoded by the coding sequence ATGGCTATTATAAAAATAAAAAAAATAAAGGTACAAAACTTAAGGAATGTAAAAAATGGCGAGCTAACATTAGCAGTGGATTTCACTTCGCTTATGAAGGCGAATGTTGTTGGCGTGTACGGTCAAAACGGGTCTGGGAAAACGACTATCGTTGACGCATTTAGTTTATTAAAGACAATTATTTCTGGTTGGTTAGCTGAAGTGAAATTACCGTCACAAGACAAGCGTTTAATCATGGCAGGGGAAGATACAGCTAAGATAGATTTTGAATTTTTAGTGGAAAATCAATTCGGTACATTTTTTGTGAACTATCATGCTACTTTATGTGAAGATGAAAAACGGTTATTTATTATTGCGGAGCGACTAACTTATAGAGAAAATGAAAAAGGAAAGCGATCAAAAGTTTTAGTAAATGTTACAGATGAGGACGTTCAAATACGAAAAAGCTCCTTACGTGATCTGAGTGAAAAAATGCGTATAAAAACGCTCGTCATTCAACAACTAGCACGAAAACAATATCTATCATTTATTTTCCATAAAGATTTAAAGCCATTACTACAAGAAAAGCTTACAGAATTAGAAATACAGCTACTGCATAATTTAGCAATTGATTTTAATCGTGATTTGCATGTAATCAGTAATCAAAATATCGCGCCTTTATTTGAAGAACGTATTATGCCCTTTAGTATCCATCTGGAAAAAAAGCGGGGTTCAATTCCTTATGATTTGAAAGGGCCAGCATTACTGCCAAAAAATGCTTTCAATGTATTATGTGAAGTGATCGAGCAAAGTAATCAAGTGTTATCGACTATTATACCTGGGCTAACTATTAAAATTCATGTCATTACAGAACAAATATTAGATAATGGTGAAAAGGGTATACGATTTGAATTTCTATCACAACGGGGTGATCGAGAACTACCGTTGCGAACGGAATCGGAAGGGATTTTGAAAATCATTTCTGTGCTTAGTGTACTGATCGCTGTTTATAACAATCCAACTGCGTGTGTTGTGATTGATGAATTAGATTCGGGTGTTTTTGAATATTTGTTAGGCGAGTTGTTAACAGTGATTGATGAGGGCGGAAAAGGACAGCTTATTTTTACGTCTCACAATTTACGTGTGTTAGAGGTGCTTGCGATTAAAAACTTATGGTTTACTACAACGAATGAGAATTACCGATATATGCAGCTAAAAGGTATTAAAGAGGTTAATAATGCACGAGACGTTTATTTGCGTGCCATCCAACTAGGTGGACAGGATGAAGAGGTTTATAAAGAAACGAAAACATTCAAAATTAAACGTGCTTTTAGAAAAGCTGGTGTACAACATGACTAA
- a CDS encoding methyl-accepting chemotaxis protein — MKKSKKQQMSISKKLTFTMVSILLLFGLVTMGFSYYIVKNSNLKDMDESLYDKGMILSKTIDQEALKSALKQPNANNNDVLRLTEEMDAINDKSDIITNLFLITVDGENINAPVLSSSVLEVGAEYNQDMIAMGLSPDFLARIKEVFETKEATATEIYKDEFGSYKTGLTPILDDDGSMLAAYAIDYDVSMVTAKALSEAMWVLLITVLFLIGSSIVVYSLLKKKLTPIQQLSLQSKKVAEGNLELEALPVQSNDEIGVLTNNFNVMIGSLRTVIQSATNVSSRVSNTAQILSSNMQEATDSYNSVASSMQEIASVADLQVQKAKESSVTIEEMSIGIQRIAMTSNQISESSILASEEAEKGNDSTNKSVAQMNAISKAVNQSASSVKMLGEHSNKIQEIVGIITGIASQTNLLALNAAIEAARAGEAGSGFAVVADEVRKLAEQSEASAREISTLISRIQHDTNESVNVMIHAVEEVDNGLIMINDSEKSFGQILTSIHHVTGQIQELSATIEEMAAGMEEVTSAVQDMEQFSVNSRNNTSTVAETSATQLNTVQRVSEEAQVLTDLSDELLTVVNTFIVK, encoded by the coding sequence ATGAAGAAAAGTAAGAAGCAGCAAATGTCCATAAGCAAAAAATTAACTTTCACCATGGTTAGTATTTTATTGCTATTTGGACTAGTTACTATGGGATTTTCTTATTATATAGTGAAAAACAGTAACTTAAAAGATATGGATGAATCCCTCTATGATAAAGGCATGATTTTATCAAAAACAATAGATCAAGAAGCATTGAAATCGGCATTGAAACAACCAAATGCTAATAATAACGATGTCCTTCGTTTAACTGAAGAAATGGATGCCATCAATGATAAATCAGATATTATTACAAATCTCTTTCTTATTACAGTAGATGGTGAAAATATTAATGCGCCTGTTTTATCTTCAAGTGTTCTTGAAGTTGGTGCAGAATATAACCAAGATATGATTGCCATGGGTCTTTCACCAGATTTTCTTGCACGCATAAAGGAAGTTTTTGAAACAAAAGAGGCAACGGCTACAGAAATCTATAAAGATGAGTTTGGAAGCTATAAAACAGGGCTTACGCCAATATTAGATGATGACGGTTCAATGTTAGCTGCCTATGCCATCGACTATGATGTATCCATGGTAACGGCTAAAGCACTTTCAGAAGCAATGTGGGTGTTGTTAATTACTGTATTATTCCTTATCGGGTCTTCTATCGTCGTTTACTCTCTATTAAAAAAGAAACTAACTCCTATTCAACAGCTATCTTTGCAATCTAAAAAAGTTGCTGAAGGTAATTTGGAGCTAGAAGCTTTACCTGTTCAATCAAATGATGAAATTGGTGTGCTTACAAATAATTTCAATGTAATGATTGGTAGTTTACGAACAGTTATTCAAAGCGCAACAAATGTTTCTTCACGTGTTTCCAATACTGCACAAATTTTATCAAGCAATATGCAGGAAGCAACGGATTCTTACAATAGTGTAGCTTCATCAATGCAAGAAATAGCAAGTGTTGCAGATTTACAAGTGCAAAAGGCGAAAGAAAGTTCAGTTACGATTGAGGAAATGAGTATTGGCATTCAACGTATTGCCATGACATCAAATCAAATATCTGAATCTTCTATTCTTGCTTCTGAGGAAGCTGAAAAAGGTAATGATTCTACAAACAAATCTGTCGCTCAAATGAATGCCATTAGTAAAGCTGTAAATCAATCGGCATCATCTGTCAAAATGCTAGGTGAACACTCAAATAAAATCCAAGAAATCGTTGGTATTATTACAGGTATTGCGTCTCAAACAAATCTACTAGCATTAAATGCCGCAATAGAAGCTGCTCGTGCAGGTGAAGCTGGTAGTGGATTTGCTGTAGTCGCTGACGAAGTGCGCAAGCTAGCAGAACAATCAGAGGCATCCGCAAGAGAAATTTCTACGTTAATCTCGCGTATTCAACATGATACAAATGAATCAGTAAATGTCATGATACATGCGGTAGAAGAAGTGGATAATGGCTTAATTATGATTAATGATTCCGAAAAATCATTTGGCCAAATTTTAACTTCAATCCATCATGTTACGGGTCAGATTCAAGAATTATCAGCAACTATTGAAGAGATGGCAGCTGGGATGGAAGAAGTTACATCCGCTGTTCAAGATATGGAACAATTCTCAGTAAATTCTCGAAACAATACAAGTACAGTAGCCGAAACATCTGCTACACAGCTCAACACAGTACAAAGAGTTTCAGAAGAGGCACAAGTATTAACAGATTTATCAGATGAATTATTAACTGTTGTAAATACCTTTATTGTGAAATAA
- a CDS encoding glycoside hydrolase family 18 protein → MVSLRKKEANRIQIHVVRAGESLYGIANAYGTTVQSIVDANQIPEPNRLVVGQALVIPIVGSFYYVQPGDSLWSIGQRFGINYLTLAQVNGIQPNQTLSVGLRLYIPPPPKTRAETMAYLEPRGTAVSEALLNQAREASPYLTYLALFSYEVRRDGTLKQPPRNGVSEIAEDSGAAVAMVVSNLENFQFSGDLARDIFQSTAVQDLLFDNILIEAKRLKSIKDIHFDFENLPGDQREAYNNFLRRAVERFHAEGYTVSTALAPKTSANQRGPWIEAHDYKAHGEIVDFVLLMTYEWGYSAGPPMAVSPIREVEAVVKYAVTEIPANKILLGQNLYGYDWTLPFVQGGPYAEAVSPQRAIEIAKKYNAAIQYDWNAQAPFFEYYDEQGRAHIVWFEDARSIQAKFNLIKQYKLRGIGYWKLGLPFPQNWLLIGSNFNVVKK, encoded by the coding sequence ATGGTTTCATTACGTAAAAAGGAGGCAAATCGCATTCAAATACATGTTGTACGAGCAGGAGAGTCCTTATATGGAATTGCAAATGCGTATGGCACGACGGTTCAAAGTATTGTAGATGCCAATCAAATTCCAGAGCCTAATCGATTAGTAGTTGGTCAAGCTCTCGTCATTCCAATCGTCGGCAGTTTTTATTATGTACAGCCTGGGGATAGTTTATGGTCGATAGGGCAACGCTTTGGTATTAATTATTTAACACTTGCACAGGTCAATGGCATTCAGCCAAACCAGACTTTATCAGTTGGTTTGCGACTTTATATCCCACCACCACCGAAAACAAGAGCAGAAACAATGGCTTATTTAGAGCCAAGAGGGACAGCCGTTAGTGAAGCATTATTAAATCAAGCGCGAGAAGCATCACCTTACTTAACTTATCTTGCATTATTTAGCTATGAAGTACGGAGAGATGGGACGTTGAAGCAGCCTCCTAGAAATGGTGTGTCTGAAATAGCGGAAGACTCAGGAGCAGCTGTTGCAATGGTAGTATCGAATTTGGAGAACTTTCAATTTAGTGGCGATTTAGCAAGGGATATTTTCCAAAGTACAGCAGTGCAAGATTTACTTTTTGACAATATTCTTATAGAAGCAAAGCGTTTAAAAAGCATTAAAGATATCCATTTTGATTTTGAAAATTTACCTGGCGATCAGCGAGAAGCGTACAACAATTTTTTAAGAAGAGCTGTGGAGCGGTTCCATGCAGAAGGGTATACGGTTTCAACAGCCCTTGCTCCAAAAACAAGTGCCAATCAGAGAGGTCCATGGATTGAAGCACATGATTATAAAGCGCATGGAGAGATTGTGGACTTTGTATTGTTGATGACCTATGAATGGGGTTATTCCGCTGGCCCCCCTATGGCTGTTTCACCAATTCGGGAAGTTGAGGCAGTTGTTAAATATGCCGTGACCGAAATACCAGCAAATAAGATTTTACTCGGACAAAACTTATATGGCTATGATTGGACATTGCCTTTTGTACAAGGAGGTCCATATGCAGAGGCGGTAAGCCCTCAAAGAGCAATTGAGATTGCGAAAAAATATAATGCGGCTATCCAATACGATTGGAATGCACAAGCACCTTTCTTTGAATATTATGACGAGCAAGGAAGAGCGCATATAGTTTGGTTTGAAGATGCACGTTCGATTCAAGCGAAGTTCAATTTAATTAAGCAGTACAAGCTCAGAGGTATAGGTTATTGGAAGCTTGGGCTACCGTTCCCGCAAAATTGGCTATTGATCGGCTCAAACTTTAATGTGGTGAAGAAATGA